The genomic DNA CAAGCCGGACGCCAACATGCCCGACTGCGACCCCGAGGGCGTCAAGGGCGAGCACGCGCTCGACGTGCAATCCAGCCACGCCGTCGCGCCGAGCGCTGCGATCCACTACTACGGCGCCGCGAGCTGCTACGACGACGCGCTGACCGCGATGCTCGGTCGGATGGTGAGCGAGCACAAGGTCTCCACCATCTCGATGTCGTTCGGCTCGACGACCGACCGCGGCATGACCGACGCCGACAAGACCGCCTGGAACCGCCCGTTCCAGCAGGCTGCGCTCACCGGCATCAGCGTGTTCGCCTCGACCGGCGACTGGGGCAACAACTCCAGCCGCAACGGCGGCCTCACCGGTGTGGGCCACCCGGCGTCCAGCCCCAACGTCACGGCGGTCGGTGGCACGTCGGTCGGTATGACCTCCACGGGTGCCAAGCCTGTCGTCGCCGGCTGGGAGAGCCGCTTCTTCAACCAGCCCAACCTCGCCTCCACCGTCGGCATCACCGACGTGACCCTGCTGCAGGGCATCAGCGGTGCGGGCGGCGGCACGAGCTCGGCGTACGCCCAGCCGACCTGGCAGAAGGGTGTCGTCACGGGCTCGACGACCAAGCGGATGCTGCCCGACGTGTCGGCGCTCGGAGACCCGGCGACCGGGTTCAAGGTGCGCTACACCGAGAACGGCCAGGTCGGTTACGGCTCGTTCGGCGGCACCAGCCTCAGCTCGCCGGTGACGGCCGCGCTGGTCGGCCTGTCCAAGGCGCAGACCGGCCGCAAGATCGGGCTCGCCACGCCGTGGATCTACAAGCTGCGCGGCACGAGCGCCCTCACCGACGTCAACGCGCCCTCCAAGGCCGGCGTCTACCTGCCCGGCACGGGCCGCAAGTTCAACCTGATCGGCATCGACGCCAAGCCCGAGAACCTCGTCTCCGCTGCCGGCTGGGACAACGTCACGGGTGTCGGTACGCCGGCCGGCGCAGCCTTCCTTTCCGCGCTCGGTCAGTGACCGGTCGGCGAATCCGCTAGGGACACATGGCATCTCAGCCCGAGCCGTCCGGGCGCTCGCGCCTGGCGACGACACTCATCGGTGTCGTCGCCGGGTTCACGCTCGTCGCGCTGGTGGTCGTCGTCGCCGTCACGGCGCTCGGTGACTCAGGCGGCTCGGGCCACGCCGCACCGCACACCTCGACCTCGTCGAGGGCGAGCAGGGCGGCGTCCGCGTCGACGATCCCGGTGCCGGCCGTGCCGCCGGCCGAGCTCGCGCGACTGCCTCGGTCGACGACCGAGGGCTCGGTGCCGGGCGCCCCGGTCGACCTGCACGGTCGCAGCCACGGCGTGGTCGTCAACCTGGCGTCGGCGACCACCGGGTTCGCCGAGCCGGGCGCGAAGCCCGTGACCGTCGTACCCGCGTCTCAGCTCGGCAACCCGACGTGGTTGCCGGTGCTCGAGCACCGTGCCAACTGGTTGCGTGTGCGTCTGCCGGCCAAGCCCAACGGCGCGACCGCGTGGATCGCCGACACCGGGCAGCGCACCGCGACCACTGCCTGGGCCGTCCGCATCGACCTGTCGAAGGGGTCGATGACGATCACCCAGGGCGCCCGCACGGTCGGCACCTGGCCGGTCGGTCGCGGCCGGGACGCCACACCCACCCCGCAGGGCGAGACCTTCCTGCTGTCCGGGTTCGTCGACCCGGCGCAGGACTTCTCGCCCGTGATCTACGCACTGGGTGCCCACTCCGGCACCCTCGACAGCTACGGCGGCGGCCCCGGGACCGTTGCCGTGCACGGCTGGCCGACCGTGGCCGGCCGCACCGGCAAGGTCTCGCACGGCTGTGTGCGAGTCCCGGACGCGGCGCTCCACACCTTCGGCACGCTGCCGGCGGGCACGCCCGTATCCATCACCGCTTGACCAGTTCCTTGAGGGAGGACGAGTTATGAAGCGCAACACCGCGCTGTTCCGGGCGTCGTGCGCAGCCGGGATCGCCGGTGCCATCGGCCTGGTGGTCACCAGCGCCGGCGGCGTCGCAGCGCCGAAGGCCGCCGAGGGCGGTGGCGTCGCCTGGGAGACCATCACCGACGTGCACCCGTCGTACGCCGAGGGCTCGGTCGGCGACGCCGACGGGTTCTTCACCGCGCGCGCGACCGCGAGCGGCAGCGGCACCCAGGCTCAGGCGAAGGTCACCGCCTTCGCCATTCCGGCGCTCGACGTGAGCGGCATCGGCGTGACGGTCACCTGTGACGCCGGTACCTACTCCGTG from Luteipulveratus halotolerans includes the following:
- a CDS encoding S53 family peptidase gives rise to the protein MKRRNLAVATAAVSSLVLVPSTAFAAGHDDRTVTLNNSGTSLNLGADDDVQLNGAAPATRTVQATLQLPLRNQDEAQRLIAQGVTMSPAEYRKKFAPSQAQVDKVSAWARDKGLKVTRANRDSGTVSVSAPVRGINSAFGVRMRLATLGGVQGLAVDTDPTVPDFLGLTGISGLNTLHRVQTNRSSFAPRNVPSPGAFSNAATAAAGSDACAPYWGDALKPTAKKWAQESNLICGYQPKDLAKMYGATGAASKAPSLGILLWGGDTQMKTITNDYMKAAGYPELTSYTSTIAKPDANMPDCDPEGVKGEHALDVQSSHAVAPSAAIHYYGAASCYDDALTAMLGRMVSEHKVSTISMSFGSTTDRGMTDADKTAWNRPFQQAALTGISVFASTGDWGNNSSRNGGLTGVGHPASSPNVTAVGGTSVGMTSTGAKPVVAGWESRFFNQPNLASTVGITDVTLLQGISGAGGGTSSAYAQPTWQKGVVTGSTTKRMLPDVSALGDPATGFKVRYTENGQVGYGSFGGTSLSSPVTAALVGLSKAQTGRKIGLATPWIYKLRGTSALTDVNAPSKAGVYLPGTGRKFNLIGIDAKPENLVSAAGWDNVTGVGTPAGAAFLSALGQ
- a CDS encoding L,D-transpeptidase, which produces MASQPEPSGRSRLATTLIGVVAGFTLVALVVVVAVTALGDSGGSGHAAPHTSTSSRASRAASASTIPVPAVPPAELARLPRSTTEGSVPGAPVDLHGRSHGVVVNLASATTGFAEPGAKPVTVVPASQLGNPTWLPVLEHRANWLRVRLPAKPNGATAWIADTGQRTATTAWAVRIDLSKGSMTITQGARTVGTWPVGRGRDATPTPQGETFLLSGFVDPAQDFSPVIYALGAHSGTLDSYGGGPGTVAVHGWPTVAGRTGKVSHGCVRVPDAALHTFGTLPAGTPVSITA